A DNA window from Deltaproteobacteria bacterium contains the following coding sequences:
- a CDS encoding isoprenylcysteine carboxylmethyltransferase family protein: MTVSLPDHANVIAPPPLLFLGALLAGFALEIVWPTSFVSGLARIALGSALLAAGTAVMRSGFSAQRRAGTTIPTHLPTDAIASDGAYAWSRNPLYLGLMLLYSGAAVFGDSLWVLGLLLPLFAVLRVGVVRREEAYLERKFGDAYRVYRARVRRWI; encoded by the coding sequence ATGACGGTGTCGCTGCCCGACCATGCCAACGTGATCGCGCCGCCGCCGCTGCTTTTCCTGGGCGCGCTGCTGGCCGGATTCGCGCTGGAGATCGTCTGGCCGACGAGCTTCGTCTCGGGCCTTGCGCGGATCGCGCTCGGCAGCGCGCTGCTCGCGGCGGGAACCGCCGTCATGCGCTCGGGGTTCAGCGCCCAGCGGCGCGCGGGCACGACCATTCCGACGCACCTGCCGACCGACGCGATCGCGAGCGACGGCGCCTACGCCTGGTCGCGAAACCCGCTCTATCTGGGACTGATGCTGCTCTACTCCGGAGCGGCGGTGTTCGGCGACAGCCTCTGGGTGCTCGGCCTGCTGCTGCCGCTCTTCGCGGTGCTGCGCGTCGGCGTGGTCCGCCGCGAAGAGGCCTACCTGGAGCGCAAGTTCGGCGACGCGTACCGCGTATACCGCGCCCGCGTGCGCCGCTGGATCTGA